In Escherichia ruysiae, a genomic segment contains:
- the rapZ gene encoding RNase adapter RapZ translates to MVLMIVSGRSGSGKSVALRALEDMGFYCVDNLPVVLLPDLARTLADREISAAVSIDVRNMPESPEIFEQAMSNLPDAFSPQLLFLDADRNTLIRRYSDTRRLHPLSSKNLSLESAIDKESDLLEPLRSRADLIVDTSEMSVHELAEMLRTRLLGKRERELTMVFESFGFKHGIPIDADYVFDVRFLPNPHWDPKLRPMTGLDKPVAAFLDRHTEVHNFIYQTRSYLELWLPMLETNNRSYLTVAIGCTGGKHRSVYIAEQLADYFRSRGKNVQSRHRTLEKRKP, encoded by the coding sequence ATGGTACTGATGATCGTCAGCGGACGTTCAGGCTCAGGTAAATCTGTCGCCCTGCGTGCGCTGGAAGATATGGGTTTTTACTGCGTGGATAACCTTCCCGTAGTGCTGTTACCCGATCTGGCTCGCACGCTCGCCGATCGCGAGATTTCTGCCGCCGTCAGCATTGATGTTCGTAATATGCCGGAGTCACCAGAAATATTCGAACAGGCGATGAGTAACCTGCCTGATGCTTTCTCACCGCAACTGCTGTTCCTGGATGCTGATCGTAACACCCTGATTCGTCGTTACAGCGATACGCGCCGTCTGCATCCGCTCTCCAGCAAGAACCTGTCGCTGGAAAGTGCTATCGACAAAGAAAGCGATCTGCTGGAGCCACTGCGTTCGCGGGCAGATTTGATTGTCGATACCTCAGAAATGTCCGTTCACGAGTTGGCAGAAATGTTGCGTACCCGTTTGCTGGGAAAACGCGAGCGTGAACTGACGATGGTCTTTGAGTCCTTCGGCTTCAAACACGGCATTCCTATCGATGCCGATTACGTCTTTGACGTGCGCTTCTTGCCGAACCCGCACTGGGATCCGAAACTGCGTCCAATGACAGGTCTTGATAAACCTGTCGCCGCGTTCCTCGACCGCCACACAGAAGTACACAATTTTATCTACCAGACGCGAAGCTACCTTGAGCTATGGTTACCTATGCTGGAAACCAACAACCGTAGCTACCTGACGGTCGCCATTGGTTGTACCGGCGGGAAGCACCGTTCGGTGTATATTGCAGAACAGCTGGCAGACTACTTCCGCTCGCGCGGTAAAAACGTCCAGTCACGCCATCGTACGCTGGAAAAACGTAAACCATGA
- the ptsN gene encoding PTS IIA-like nitrogen regulatory protein PtsN — MTNNDTTLQLSSVLNRECTRSRVHCQSKKRALEIISELAAKQLSLPPQVVFEAILTREKMGSTGIGNGIAIPHGKLEEDTLRAVGVFVQLETPIAFDAIDNQPVDLLFALLVPADQTKTHLHTLSLVAKRLADKTICRRLRAAQSDEELYQIITDTEGTPDEA; from the coding sequence ATGACAAATAATGATACAACTCTACAGCTTAGCAGTGTTCTTAACAGGGAATGTACGCGAAGCCGCGTCCACTGTCAGAGCAAAAAACGTGCACTGGAAATTATCAGCGAACTGGCTGCGAAACAACTCAGCCTGCCGCCTCAGGTGGTTTTTGAAGCTATTCTGACGCGGGAAAAAATGGGCAGTACCGGTATCGGTAATGGCATTGCCATTCCGCATGGCAAACTGGAAGAAGATACTCTGCGTGCCGTTGGTGTTTTCGTTCAGCTCGAAACGCCTATAGCTTTCGATGCCATCGACAACCAACCGGTGGATTTACTTTTTGCCCTGCTGGTGCCGGCTGACCAAACTAAAACGCACCTGCATACTCTTTCGCTGGTGGCGAAACGTCTGGCGGACAAAACCATCTGCCGCCGTTTACGTGCAGCCCAGAGTGATGAAGAGCTGTATCAAATCATTACGGATACCGAAGGTACTCCGGATGAAGCGTAG
- the hpf gene encoding ribosome hibernation promoting factor — translation MQLNITGNNVEITEALREFVTSKFAKLEQYFDRINQVYVVLKVEKVTHTSDATLHVNGGEIHASAEGQDMYAAIDGLIDKLARQLTKHKDKLKQH, via the coding sequence ATGCAGCTCAACATTACCGGAAATAACGTCGAGATCACCGAGGCCCTGCGCGAATTTGTCACATCAAAATTTGCCAAACTTGAGCAATATTTTGACCGAATCAACCAGGTCTATGTTGTTCTGAAAGTGGAGAAAGTCACCCATACCTCAGATGCAACACTGCATGTAAACGGTGGCGAAATTCATGCCAGCGCGGAAGGTCAGGACATGTATGCTGCCATTGATGGCTTAATTGATAAGCTGGCACGCCAGTTGACCAAGCATAAAGATAAATTGAAACAACACTAA
- the rpoN gene encoding RNA polymerase factor sigma-54 has translation MKQGLQLRLSQQLAMTPQLQQAIRLLQLSTLELQQELQQALESNPLLEQIDTHDEIDTHETPDSETLDTADALEQKEMPEELPLDASWDTIYTAGTPSGTSGDYIDDELPVYQGETTQTLQDYLMWQVELTPFSDTDRAIATSIVDAVDDTGYLTVPLEDILESMGDEEIDIDEVEAVLKRIQRFDPVGVAAKDLRDCLLIQLSQFDKTTPWLEEARLIISDHLDLLANHDFRTLMRVTRLKEDVLKEAVNLIQSLDPRPGQSIQTGEPEYVIPDVLVRKHNGHWTVELNSDSIPRLQINQHYASMCNNTRNDGDSQFIRSNLQDAKWLIKSLESRNDTLLRVSRCIVEQQQAFFEQGEEYMKPMVLADIAQAVEMHESTISRVTTQKYLHSPRGIFELKYFFSSHVNTEGGGEASSTAIRALVKKLIAAENPAKPLSDSKLTSLLSEQGIMVARRTVAKYRESLSIPPSNQRKQLV, from the coding sequence ATGAAGCAAGGTTTGCAACTCAGGCTTAGTCAGCAACTGGCGATGACGCCTCAGCTACAACAGGCAATTCGTCTGTTGCAGCTGTCCACGCTGGAACTTCAACAGGAGCTGCAGCAGGCGCTGGAGAGTAATCCACTGCTTGAGCAAATCGACACTCATGATGAAATCGACACTCACGAAACGCCAGACAGCGAAACGCTGGACACCGCTGACGCGCTCGAACAAAAAGAGATGCCGGAAGAGCTGCCGCTCGACGCCAGTTGGGACACCATCTATACAGCCGGTACGCCGTCCGGCACCAGCGGTGACTATATCGACGACGAGCTACCGGTCTATCAAGGCGAAACGACGCAGACCTTGCAGGATTACCTGATGTGGCAGGTCGAGCTGACACCGTTTTCCGACACTGACCGCGCTATCGCCACCTCCATCGTTGATGCCGTTGATGATACCGGTTATCTCACCGTCCCACTGGAAGATATTCTCGAAAGCATGGGCGATGAAGAGATCGACATCGATGAAGTTGAAGCGGTCCTCAAGCGGATCCAACGGTTTGACCCGGTCGGTGTAGCGGCGAAAGATCTGCGCGACTGTCTGCTGATCCAACTCTCCCAATTCGATAAGACCACGCCGTGGCTGGAAGAGGCCAGGCTGATCATTAGCGATCATCTCGATCTGTTAGCCAATCACGACTTCCGCACTTTAATGCGCGTCACGCGTCTGAAAGAAGATGTGCTGAAAGAAGCCGTCAATCTGATCCAGTCGCTCGATCCACGCCCCGGCCAGTCGATCCAGACCGGTGAGCCGGAATATGTCATTCCAGATGTGTTGGTGCGTAAGCATAACGGCCACTGGACGGTGGAACTCAACAGCGACAGCATTCCGCGTCTGCAAATCAACCAGCACTACGCCTCGATGTGCAATAACACACGTAACGATGGCGACAGCCAGTTTATCCGCAGCAATCTGCAGGATGCCAAATGGTTGATTAAGAGTCTGGAAAGCCGTAACGATACGCTACTGCGCGTGAGTCGCTGTATTGTTGAACAGCAGCAAGCCTTCTTTGAGCAAGGCGAAGAATATATGAAACCGATGGTACTGGCCGACATCGCCCAGGCCGTCGAAATGCATGAATCGACGATATCTCGCGTGACCACGCAAAAGTACCTGCATAGTCCACGAGGCATTTTTGAACTGAAGTATTTTTTCTCCAGTCACGTCAATACCGAGGGCGGCGGCGAAGCCTCGTCCACGGCGATTCGTGCGCTGGTGAAGAAATTAATCGCGGCGGAAAACCCAGCGAAACCGTTGAGCGACAGCAAGTTAACCTCTTTGCTGTCGGAACAAGGTATCATGGTGGCACGCCGCACTGTTGCGAAATACCGAGAGTCTTTATCCATTCCGCCGTCAAACCAGCGTAAACAGCTCGTTTGA
- the lptB gene encoding LPS export ABC transporter ATP-binding protein: protein MATLTAKNLAKAYKGRRVVEDVSLTVNSGEIVGLLGPNGAGKTTTFYMVVGIVPRDAGNIIIDDDDISLLPLHARARRGIGYLPQEASIFRRLSVYDNLMAVLQIRDDLSAEQREDRANELMEEFHIEHLRDSMGQSLSGGERRRVEIARALAANPKFILLDEPFAGVDPISVIDIKRIIEHLRDSGLGVLITDHNVRETLAVCERAYIVSQGHLIAHGTPTEILQDEHVKRVYLGEDFRL from the coding sequence ATGGCAACATTAACAGCAAAGAACCTTGCAAAAGCCTACAAGGGTCGCCGCGTGGTAGAAGACGTCAGCCTGACCGTCAACTCCGGAGAAATTGTCGGTCTGCTGGGGCCAAACGGTGCCGGTAAGACCACCACTTTCTACATGGTTGTTGGCATTGTGCCGCGCGATGCAGGCAACATCATTATTGATGATGACGATATCAGCCTGCTGCCATTACACGCGCGCGCGCGTCGCGGTATCGGCTATCTGCCGCAGGAAGCCTCCATTTTCCGCCGCCTCAGCGTTTACGATAACCTGATGGCGGTACTGCAAATTCGTGACGATTTGTCTGCTGAACAACGTGAAGACCGTGCGAACGAGCTGATGGAAGAGTTTCACATTGAGCACCTGCGTGACAGCATGGGGCAATCGCTCTCCGGTGGTGAACGTCGCCGTGTAGAAATTGCCCGCGCACTGGCTGCGAATCCGAAATTTATTCTGCTTGATGAACCGTTTGCCGGGGTTGACCCGATCTCGGTTATCGACATCAAACGCATCATTGAGCACCTGCGCGACAGCGGCCTGGGCGTGCTGATCACCGACCATAACGTGCGTGAAACACTGGCAGTTTGTGAACGCGCTTATATCGTTAGTCAGGGGCATTTGATCGCCCACGGCACACCTACAGAAATCTTACAAGACGAACATGTTAAGCGTGTATACCTTGGGGAAGACTTCAGACTCTGA
- the lptA gene encoding lipopolysaccharide ABC transporter substrate-binding protein LptA: protein MKFKTNKLSLNLVLASSLLAASIPAFAVTGDTDQPIHIESDQQSLDMQGNVVTFTGNVIVTQGTIKINADKVVVTRPGGEQGKEVIDGYGKPATFYQMQDNGKPVEGHASQMHYELAKDFVVLTGNAYLQQVDSNIKGDKITYLVKEQKMQAFSDKGKRVTTVLVPSQLQDKNNKGQTPAQKKGN, encoded by the coding sequence ATGAAATTCAAAACAAACAAACTCAGCCTTAATCTTGTGCTTGCCAGCTCACTTCTGGCCGCCAGTATTCCGGCATTTGCCGTTACCGGAGACACTGACCAGCCGATTCACATTGAGTCGGATCAGCAATCTCTTGATATGCAAGGCAACGTAGTCACCTTCACGGGTAACGTCATCGTTACCCAGGGCACCATCAAAATTAATGCCGATAAAGTGGTCGTTACCCGCCCGGGCGGCGAGCAGGGCAAAGAAGTGATCGATGGCTACGGTAAGCCAGCGACGTTCTATCAAATGCAGGACAACGGTAAACCTGTCGAAGGTCACGCTTCCCAGATGCATTACGAACTGGCGAAAGATTTTGTCGTTCTGACCGGTAATGCTTATCTGCAGCAGGTCGATAGCAATATAAAGGGCGATAAAATCACTTATCTGGTGAAAGAGCAGAAAATGCAGGCTTTCAGCGATAAAGGTAAGCGCGTAACCACCGTTCTGGTGCCGTCGCAGTTGCAGGATAAAAACAACAAAGGCCAGACCCCGGCGCAGAAGAAAGGTAATTAA
- the lptC gene encoding LPS export ABC transporter periplasmic protein LptC has protein sequence MSKARRWVIIVLSLAVLVMIGINMTEKDDTAQVVVNNNDPTYKSEHTDTLVYNPEGALSYRLIAQHVEYYSDQAVSWFTQPVLTTFDKDKIPTWSVKADKAKLTNDRMLYLYGHVEVNALVPDSQLRRITTDNAQINLVTQDVTSEDLVTLYGTTFNSSGLKMRGNLRSKNAELIEKVRTSYEIQNKQTQP, from the coding sequence ATGAGTAAAGCCAGACGTTGGGTTATCATTGTGCTATCACTGGCGGTTCTGGTGATGATCGGCATTAACATGACCGAGAAAGACGATACCGCCCAGGTGGTCGTCAACAACAATGATCCCACCTATAAAAGCGAGCATACGGACACGCTCGTCTATAACCCAGAAGGGGCGCTAAGCTATCGATTGATTGCTCAACACGTTGAATATTATTCCGATCAGGCCGTTTCGTGGTTTACGCAACCGGTACTTACTACGTTTGATAAGGATAAAATCCCGACATGGTCCGTAAAAGCGGATAAAGCCAAGCTGACCAATGATCGGATGCTCTATTTATATGGACACGTTGAAGTCAACGCACTCGTGCCGGACTCTCAACTTCGCAGAATCACGACGGATAACGCGCAGATCAATCTGGTGACGCAGGATGTTACCTCTGAAGACCTCGTCACGTTATACGGAACAACATTTAACTCCAGCGGTCTGAAAATGCGCGGCAACTTACGCAGCAAGAACGCCGAGCTGATTGAAAAGGTTAGAACATCCTATGAAATTCAAAACAAACAAACTCAGCCTTAA
- the kdsC gene encoding 3-deoxy-manno-octulosonate-8-phosphatase KdsC encodes MNKAGASLETCYGPVSADVMAKAENIRLLILDVDGVLSDGLIYMGNNGEELKAFNVRDGYGIRCALTSDIEVAIITGRKAKLVEDRCATLGITHLYQGQSNKLIAFSDLLEKLAIAPENVAYVGDDLIDWPVMEKVGLSVAVADAHPLLLPRADYVTRIAGGRGAVREVCDLLLLAQGKLDEAKGQSI; translated from the coding sequence ATGAATAAAGCAGGTGCGTCACTTGAGACCTGTTACGGCCCTGTCAGTGCCGACGTTATGGCAAAAGCAGAAAATATTCGTCTGCTGATCCTTGACGTCGATGGCGTGCTGTCAGATGGCCTGATTTATATGGGCAACAACGGCGAAGAACTTAAAGCGTTCAATGTTCGTGATGGTTATGGCATTCGTTGTGCGCTCACCTCTGATATTGAAGTCGCCATCATTACCGGGCGAAAGGCTAAACTGGTAGAAGATCGCTGTGCCACATTGGGGATTACTCACTTGTATCAGGGGCAGTCGAATAAACTTATCGCCTTTAGCGATCTGCTGGAAAAACTGGCGATCGCCCCGGAAAACGTGGCTTACGTTGGGGATGATCTCATCGACTGGCCGGTAATGGAAAAAGTGGGCCTAAGCGTAGCCGTGGCCGATGCGCATCCGCTGTTGCTCCCGCGCGCCGATTACGTGACTCGCATTGCTGGCGGTCGTGGCGCAGTGCGTGAAGTTTGCGACTTATTACTCCTGGCGCAGGGCAAACTGGATGAAGCCAAAGGGCAATCGATATGA
- the kdsD gene encoding arabinose-5-phosphate isomerase KdsD, whose protein sequence is MSHVELQPGFDFQQAGKEVLAIERECLAELDQYINQNFALACEKMFWCKGKVVVMGMGKSGHIGRKMAATFASTGTPSFFVHPGEAAHGDLGMVTPQDVVIAISNSGESSEINALIPVLKRLHVPLICITGRPESSMARAADVHLCVKVAKEACPLGLAPTSSTTATLVMGDALAVALLKARGFTAEDFALSHPGGALGRKLLLRVNDIMHTGDEIPHVKKTASLRDALLEVTRKNLGMTVICDDNMMIEGIFTDGDLRRVFDMGVDVRQLSIADVMTPGGIRVRPGILAVEALNLMQSRHITSVMVADGDHLLGVLHMHDLLRAGVV, encoded by the coding sequence ATGTCGCACGTAGAGTTGCAACCGGGTTTTGACTTTCAGCAAGCAGGTAAAGAAGTCCTGGCGATTGAACGTGAATGCCTGGCGGAGCTTGATCAATACATCAATCAGAATTTCGCGCTCGCTTGCGAAAAGATGTTTTGGTGTAAAGGTAAAGTCGTGGTTATGGGGATGGGCAAATCGGGACACATTGGACGCAAAATGGCCGCGACCTTTGCCAGCACCGGTACTCCGTCATTTTTCGTCCATCCTGGCGAAGCCGCGCATGGCGATTTAGGCATGGTCACCCCGCAGGATGTGGTAATAGCTATCTCTAACTCTGGTGAATCCAGCGAAATCAATGCCTTGATTCCGGTGCTTAAGCGTCTTCACGTGCCGTTAATCTGCATTACCGGTCGCCCGGAGAGCAGCATGGCTCGTGCCGCAGATGTGCATCTGTGTGTTAAAGTAGCAAAAGAAGCCTGCCCGTTGGGGCTGGCACCGACCAGCAGCACCACCGCCACGCTGGTTATGGGCGATGCGCTCGCCGTCGCTCTGTTAAAAGCGCGCGGCTTTACCGCCGAAGATTTTGCGCTCTCACATCCCGGCGGCGCACTGGGTCGTAAACTTCTACTGCGCGTAAACGATATTATGCATACGGGTGATGAAATCCCGCATGTCAAAAAAACCGCCAGCCTGCGCGATGCATTACTGGAAGTTACCCGCAAAAATCTTGGTATGACCGTCATTTGCGATGACAATATGATGATTGAAGGCATCTTTACCGACGGTGATTTACGCCGTGTCTTCGATATGGGCGTGGATGTCCGTCAATTAAGTATTGCCGATGTGATGACGCCGGGGGGAATTCGCGTACGCCCTGGCATTCTGGCCGTTGAGGCACTGAACTTAATGCAGTCCCGCCATATCACCTCCGTAATGGTTGCCGATGGCGACCATTTACTCGGTGTGTTACATATGCATGATTTACTGCGTGCTGGCGTAGTGTAA
- a CDS encoding calcium/sodium antiporter, which translates to MLLATALLIVGLLLVVYSADRLVFAASILCRTFGIPPLIIGMTVVSIGTSLPEIIVSLAASLHEQRDLAVGTALGSNIINILLILGLTALVRPFTVHSDVLRRELPLMLFVSVVAGSVLYDGQLSRSDGIFLLFLAVLWLLFIVKLAHQAERQGTDSLTREQLAELPREGGLPVAFLWLGIALIIMPVATRMVIDNATVLANYFAISELTIGLTAIAIGTSLPELATAIAGVRKGENDIAVGNIIGANIFNIVIVLGLPALITPGEINPLAYSRDYSVMLLVSIIFALLCWRRSPQPGRGVGVLLTGGFIVWLAMLYWLSPILVE; encoded by the coding sequence ATGCTTTTAGCTACGGCACTGTTAATTGTTGGTTTACTTTTGGTCGTATACAGTGCCGATCGTCTGGTATTTGCCGCTTCCATTCTTTGCCGCACTTTTGGCATCCCACCGCTGATCATTGGCATGACTGTGGTCAGTATTGGCACGTCGCTTCCTGAGATTATTGTTTCGCTTGCCGCGTCACTGCACGAACAACGCGATTTAGCCGTCGGTACGGCGCTTGGCTCAAACATTATCAATATCTTGCTGATCCTCGGTCTGACCGCACTGGTGCGCCCTTTTACCGTCCATTCCGATGTTCTGCGCCGCGAGTTACCATTAATGTTATTCGTCAGCGTGGTGGCCGGTTCCGTACTCTATGACGGACAACTTAGCCGCAGCGATGGTATCTTTCTCCTTTTTCTGGCTGTGCTATGGCTGCTGTTCATTGTTAAACTTGCACATCAGGCCGAACGTCAGGGAACCGATAGCCTGACCAGAGAGCAGCTTGCAGAGCTACCGCGTGAAGGCGGTTTACCCGTCGCATTTTTATGGCTTGGCATTGCGCTGATCATCATGCCAGTGGCAACGCGGATGGTGATTGATAACGCCACCGTTCTGGCGAATTACTTTGCCATCAGCGAATTGACTATTGGTCTGACGGCAATCGCTATCGGCACGAGTCTGCCGGAACTGGCAACCGCGATAGCCGGTGTTCGCAAAGGTGAAAACGACATCGCCGTCGGTAATATCATTGGCGCGAATATTTTTAATATCGTCATCGTGCTGGGTCTGCCGGCGCTGATTACGCCAGGGGAGATTAACCCACTGGCGTACAGCCGTGACTACAGCGTGATGTTGTTGGTAAGCATTATTTTTGCGTTGCTGTGCTGGCGACGCTCCCCGCAACCGGGCCGTGGCGTAGGGGTATTATTAACAGGCGGATTTATCGTATGGCTGGCGATGTTGTACTGGTTATCGCCAATACTCGTTGAATAA
- the mlaF gene encoding phospholipid ABC transporter ATP-binding protein MlaF, protein MEQSVANLVDMRDVSFTRGNRCIFDNISLTVPRGKITAIMGPSGIGKTTLLRLIGGQIAPDHGEILFDGENIPAMSRSRLYTVRKRMSMLFQSGALFTDMNVFDNVAYPLREHTQLPAPLLHSTVMMKLEAVGLRGAAKLMPSELSGGMARRAALARAIALEPDLIMFDEPFVGQDPITMGVLVKLISELNSALGVTCVVVSHDVPEVLSIADHAWILADKKIVAHGSAQALQANPDPRVRQFLDGIADGPVPFRYPAGDYHADLLPGS, encoded by the coding sequence ATGGAGCAGTCTGTGGCGAATTTAGTCGATATGCGCGATGTCAGTTTTACGCGTGGCAATCGCTGCATCTTCGATAATATTTCCCTGACCGTGCCGCGAGGGAAGATCACGGCAATCATGGGGCCATCGGGCATCGGTAAAACGACGCTACTCCGTCTGATTGGCGGGCAAATCGCACCAGATCACGGTGAGATCCTTTTTGATGGCGAGAATATTCCGGCGATGTCTCGTTCGCGCCTGTACACTGTGCGCAAACGGATGAGCATGTTGTTTCAGTCCGGGGCGTTGTTCACAGATATGAACGTATTTGACAACGTTGCCTATCCACTGCGCGAACATACCCAGCTCCCCGCGCCATTGTTGCATAGCACGGTGATGATGAAGCTGGAAGCCGTGGGGCTGCGTGGAGCGGCTAAACTGATGCCTTCTGAGCTTTCCGGCGGGATGGCTCGTCGCGCTGCACTGGCGCGTGCGATTGCCCTGGAGCCGGATCTCATCATGTTTGATGAACCGTTTGTTGGGCAGGATCCGATCACTATGGGCGTACTGGTGAAGCTGATTTCTGAGCTGAACAGCGCGTTGGGCGTGACCTGCGTGGTAGTTTCTCATGATGTGCCGGAAGTCTTAAGTATTGCGGATCACGCCTGGATTCTGGCGGATAAAAAAATTGTCGCTCACGGTAGCGCCCAGGCGTTGCAGGCGAATCCTGATCCGCGCGTACGTCAGTTTCTGGACGGGATAGCTGACGGACCTGTTCCGTTCCGCTATCCTGCCGGCGATTATCACGCTGATCTTTTACCAGGGAGTTAA
- the mlaE gene encoding lipid asymmetry maintenance ABC transporter permease subunit MlaE has product MLLNALASLGHKGIKTLRTFGRAGLMLFNALVGKPEFRKHAPLLVRQLYNVGVLSMLIIVVSGVFIGMVLGLQGYLVLTTYSAETSLGMLVALSLLRELGPVVAALLFAGRAGSALTAEIGLMRATEQLSSMEMMAVDPLRRVISPRFWAGVISLPLLTIIFVAVGIWGGSLVGVSWKGIDSGFFWSAMQNAVDWRMDLVNCLIKSVVFAITVTWISLFNGYDAIPTSAGISRATTRTVVHSSLAVLGLDFVLTALMFGN; this is encoded by the coding sequence ATGCTGTTAAATGCGCTGGCCTCGCTTGGACATAAAGGGATTAAAACCCTGAGAACGTTCGGACGGGCCGGGTTAATGTTATTCAATGCGCTGGTCGGCAAACCGGAATTTCGTAAACATGCGCCGCTGCTGGTGCGTCAGCTCTATAATGTCGGCGTCCTGTCAATGCTGATTATTGTGGTTTCTGGCGTATTCATCGGAATGGTGCTGGGTCTGCAAGGTTATCTGGTTCTGACCACTTATAGTGCGGAAACCAGTCTGGGTATGCTGGTGGCGTTATCGCTACTGCGTGAACTGGGACCGGTGGTTGCTGCGTTGCTGTTTGCCGGTCGAGCCGGTTCGGCGTTAACCGCAGAAATCGGCTTGATGCGCGCCACAGAGCAGCTCTCCAGCATGGAGATGATGGCGGTCGATCCGCTGCGTCGGGTTATTTCTCCGCGTTTCTGGGCTGGGGTTATTTCATTGCCGTTGCTGACGATTATTTTCGTCGCCGTGGGGATCTGGGGCGGATCGCTGGTCGGCGTGAGCTGGAAAGGTATTGATAGCGGATTCTTCTGGTCGGCAATGCAAAATGCCGTCGACTGGCGTATGGATCTGGTCAACTGTCTGATTAAGAGCGTGGTGTTCGCTATTACGGTGACGTGGATTTCGTTGTTTAACGGCTACGACGCCATCCCGACTTCTGCCGGGATTAGCCGGGCAACCACTCGCACCGTTGTCCACTCGTCTCTGGCTGTTCTGGGGCTGGATTTTGTGCTGACCGCATTGATGTTTGGGAATTGA
- the mlaD gene encoding outer membrane lipid asymmetry maintenance protein MlaD, producing the protein MQTKKNEIWVGIFLLAALLAALFVCLKAANVTSIRTEPTYTLYATFDNIGGLKARSPVSIGGVVVGRVADITLDPKTYLPRVTLEIEQRYNHIPDTSSLSIRTSGLLGEQYLALNVGFEDPELGTAILKDGDSIQDTKSAMVLEDLIGQFLYGSKGDDNKNSGDAPAAAPGNNETTEPVGTTK; encoded by the coding sequence ATGCAAACGAAAAAAAATGAAATTTGGGTGGGTATCTTTTTATTAGCAGCACTGCTGGCGGCGCTGTTTGTCTGCCTGAAGGCGGCAAACGTGACGTCCATACGTACTGAACCGACCTACACGCTTTATGCGACGTTCGATAACATTGGCGGCCTGAAAGCGCGCTCTCCGGTCAGCATTGGCGGCGTTGTCGTCGGTCGGGTGGCAGATATTACGCTGGATCCGAAAACCTATTTGCCGCGCGTGACGCTGGAAATTGAACAACGTTATAACCACATTCCTGACACCAGTTCGCTGAGCATTCGTACTTCCGGCCTGCTTGGAGAGCAATATCTGGCGTTAAACGTCGGTTTTGAAGACCCCGAACTGGGTACTGCTATCCTGAAGGATGGCGATTCGATTCAGGACACCAAGTCTGCGATGGTGCTGGAAGATCTCATTGGTCAGTTCCTTTACGGCAGTAAAGGCGATGACAATAAGAATAGTGGCGATGCGCCAGCTGCTGCGCCAGGTAATAATGAAACCACTGAACCTGTGGGTACAACGAAATAA
- the mlaC gene encoding phospholipid-binding protein MlaC has product MFKRLMMVALLVIAPLSAATAADQTNPYKLMDEAAQKTFDRLKNEQPQIRANPDYLRTIVDQELLPYVQVKYAGALVLGQYYKGATPAQRDAYFAAFREYLKQAYGQALAMYHGQTYQIAPEQPLGDKTIVPIRVTIIDPNGRPPVRLDFQWRKNSQTGNWQAYDMIAEGVSMITTKQNEWGTLLRTKGIDGLTAQLKSISQQKITLEEKK; this is encoded by the coding sequence ATGTTTAAACGTTTAATGATGGTCGCTTTGCTGGTGATTGCACCGCTGAGTGCGGCAACTGCGGCAGACCAAACCAATCCGTATAAGCTGATGGACGAGGCGGCGCAGAAAACGTTCGATCGCCTGAAGAATGAGCAACCGCAAATCCGGGCCAACCCGGATTACCTGCGTACTATCGTCGATCAGGAACTGCTGCCGTATGTGCAGGTGAAATACGCTGGTGCACTGGTACTGGGTCAGTATTACAAGGGCGCGACCCCAGCCCAACGTGATGCATACTTTGCCGCTTTCCGTGAGTACCTGAAGCAGGCTTATGGTCAGGCGCTGGCGATGTATCACGGGCAGACTTACCAGATTGCGCCAGAACAGCCGCTGGGTGATAAAACCATTGTGCCTATTCGCGTTACTATTATTGATCCGAATGGTCGCCCGCCGGTGCGTCTGGACTTCCAGTGGCGTAAAAACTCCCAGACTGGCAACTGGCAGGCTTACGACATGATTGCCGAAGGCGTCAGCATGATCACCACTAAACAAAACGAGTGGGGAACGCTGCTGCGTACCAAAGGTATTGACGGCCTGACCGCGCAACTGAAATCAATTTCTCAACAGAAAATCACTCTGGAAGAGAAAAAATAA